One segment of Enterobacter ludwigii DNA contains the following:
- the uspB gene encoding universal stress protein UspB, whose protein sequence is MISTVALFWALCVVCIVNMARYFSSLRALLVVLRGCDPLLYQYVDGGGFFTSHGQPSKQMRLVGYIYYQRYRDHHDEEFIRRCERLRRQFILTSALCGLVVVSMIALMIWH, encoded by the coding sequence ATGATTAGCACCGTCGCATTGTTTTGGGCGTTATGCGTGGTTTGCATAGTGAATATGGCGCGCTACTTCTCATCGTTACGTGCGCTGTTAGTGGTACTTCGTGGTTGCGATCCGTTGCTTTATCAGTATGTGGACGGTGGAGGGTTCTTCACCTCGCACGGACAGCCCAGCAAGCAGATGCGTCTGGTAGGGTATATCTATTACCAGCGCTATCGCGATCACCACGATGAAGAGTTTATTCGCCGTTGCGAGCGTCTTCGCCGTCAGTTCATTTTAACCAGCGCCCTGTGTGGTCTGGTTGTGGTCAGCATGATTGCCTTGATGATTTGGCACTGA
- the uspA gene encoding universal stress protein UspA, with protein sequence MAYKHILIAVDLSPESKVLVDKAVSMARPYNAKVSLIHVDVNYSDLYTGLIDVNLGDMQKRISEETHHALSELSTNAGYPITETLSGSGDLGQVLVDAIKKYDMDLVVCGHHQDFWSKLMSSARQLINTVHVDMLIVPLRDEEDE encoded by the coding sequence ATGGCTTACAAACACATTCTCATCGCGGTAGACCTCTCTCCGGAGAGTAAAGTGCTGGTTGATAAAGCGGTATCCATGGCACGCCCTTACAACGCGAAAGTTTCTCTTATCCACGTTGATGTGAATTACTCCGACCTCTATACCGGTCTGATTGACGTCAATCTCGGTGATATGCAGAAACGCATCTCTGAAGAGACACACCACGCGCTGAGCGAACTGTCCACCAACGCGGGCTACCCTATCACCGAAACCTTAAGCGGCAGCGGCGATCTGGGTCAGGTGCTGGTTGATGCGATTAAGAAATACGATATGGACCTGGTCGTTTGTGGTCACCACCAGGACTTCTGGAGCAAGCTGATGTCTTCAGCGCGTCAGCTGATTAACACCGTTCATGTGGATATGCTGATTGTTCCACTGCGTGACGAAGAAGACGAGTAA
- the rsmJ gene encoding 16S rRNA (guanine(1516)-N(2))-methyltransferase RsmJ encodes MKICLVDETGAGDGALSVLAARWGLEHDDENLMALVMTPAHLELRKRDEPRLGGIFVDFVGGAMAHRRKFGGGRGEAVAKAVGVKGSYLPDVVDATAGLGRDAFVLASVGCHVRMLERNPVVAALLDDGLTRGYADPEIGLWLQARLQLIHASSLTALTDITPRPQVVYLDPMFPHKQKSALVKKEMRVFQSLVGPDLDADGLLAPARQLATKRVVVKRPDYAPPLADVATANAVVTKGHRFDIYSGTPEQEG; translated from the coding sequence GTGAAGATTTGTTTAGTCGATGAAACAGGCGCCGGAGACGGCGCCTTATCTGTTCTGGCCGCCCGCTGGGGGCTGGAGCATGATGATGAAAACCTGATGGCGCTGGTGATGACGCCGGCGCATCTGGAATTACGTAAGCGTGACGAACCCAGGCTCGGCGGGATATTTGTCGATTTTGTGGGGGGCGCCATGGCGCACCGGCGCAAGTTCGGCGGCGGTCGCGGTGAAGCGGTTGCCAAAGCGGTTGGCGTCAAAGGAAGCTATCTTCCGGACGTGGTGGATGCCACGGCGGGTTTAGGGCGCGATGCGTTTGTCCTGGCCTCGGTAGGGTGTCACGTGCGGATGCTGGAGCGCAATCCGGTCGTGGCCGCGCTGCTCGACGACGGGCTGACGCGCGGCTATGCCGACCCGGAGATTGGACTGTGGCTGCAGGCGCGCTTGCAGTTGATTCACGCCTCCAGCCTGACGGCGCTGACCGATATCACTCCGCGTCCACAGGTGGTCTACCTCGACCCGATGTTCCCGCATAAGCAGAAAAGCGCGCTGGTGAAGAAAGAGATGCGGGTGTTCCAGTCGCTGGTCGGGCCGGATTTAGACGCGGATGGTTTGCTGGCACCTGCTCGTCAGCTCGCCACGAAGCGCGTGGTGGTGAAACGTCCGGACTATGCGCCGCCGCTGGCGGACGTGGCCACGGCCAATGCGGTGGTTACCAAAGGGCACCGGTTTGATATTTATTCGGGGACGCCGGAACAGGAAGGTTAG
- the prlC gene encoding oligopeptidase A, with protein MTNPLLTPFSLPPFSKIRPEHVVPAVTQALDNCRAAVESVVAQGAPYTWENLCQPLAEVDDVLGRLFSPVSHLNSVKNSPELREAYEQTLPLLSEYSTWVGQHEGLYKAYRDLRDGDHYAELNTAQKKSVDNALRDFELSGIGLPKEKQTRYGEIAARLSELGNQYSNNVLDATMGWTKLITDEAELAGMPESALAAAKAQAEAKEQEGFLLTLDIPSYLPVMTYCDNQALREEMYRAYSTRASDQGPNAGKWDNSPVMAEILALRHELAQLLGFESYASKSLATKMAENPQQVLDFLTDLAKRARPQGEKELAQLRAFAKAEYGVDELQPWDIAWYSEKQKQHLYSISDEQLRPYFPENKAVNGLFEVVKRIYGITAKERTDIDVWHPDVRFFELYDEKNELRGSFYLDLYARENKRGGAWMDDCVGQMRKADGSLQKPVAYLTCNFNRPVNGKPALFTHDEVITLFHEFGHGLHHMLTRIETAGVAGISGVPWDAVELPSQFMENWCWEPDALAFISGHYETGEPLPKELLDKMLAAKNYQAAMFILRQLEFGLFDFRLHAEFSPEQGAKILETLAEIKKQVAVIPGPTWGRFPHAFSHIFAGGYAAGYYSYLWADVLAADAFSRFEEEGIFNRETGQSFLDNILTRGGSEEPMVLFKRFRGREPQLDAMLEHYGIKG; from the coding sequence ATGACCAATCCATTACTGACGCCTTTTTCGTTGCCACCGTTTTCTAAAATCCGCCCTGAGCATGTGGTTCCAGCCGTAACACAGGCGCTGGACAACTGCCGAGCGGCGGTAGAAAGCGTGGTGGCGCAGGGCGCGCCGTACACCTGGGAAAATCTGTGTCAGCCGCTGGCCGAAGTGGATGACGTGCTGGGACGCCTCTTCTCCCCGGTAAGCCATCTGAATTCAGTGAAAAACAGCCCGGAACTCCGTGAAGCGTATGAACAAACCCTGCCGTTGCTCTCTGAGTACAGCACCTGGGTTGGTCAACACGAGGGGCTGTACAAAGCCTATCGCGACCTGCGCGATGGCGACCACTATGCCGAACTCAACACCGCGCAGAAAAAATCGGTCGATAACGCTCTGCGTGATTTCGAACTCTCCGGCATTGGTTTGCCGAAAGAGAAACAGACCCGTTACGGTGAAATTGCGGCCCGTCTGTCTGAGCTGGGCAACCAGTACAGCAACAACGTGCTGGACGCGACCATGGGCTGGACGAAGCTGATTACCGACGAAGCCGAGCTGGCCGGTATGCCGGAAAGCGCGCTGGCGGCGGCGAAAGCGCAGGCCGAAGCGAAAGAGCAGGAAGGTTTCCTCTTAACCCTGGACATCCCGAGCTACCTGCCGGTCATGACCTACTGCGACAATCAGGCGCTGCGCGAAGAGATGTACCGTGCGTACAGCACCCGCGCCTCCGATCAGGGCCCGAATGCCGGTAAGTGGGATAACAGCCCGGTGATGGCTGAAATCCTCGCGCTGCGTCACGAGCTGGCACAGCTGCTGGGCTTTGAGAGCTACGCTTCCAAATCCCTCGCCACCAAAATGGCGGAAAATCCACAGCAGGTCCTCGATTTCCTGACTGACCTGGCGAAACGTGCGCGTCCGCAGGGCGAGAAAGAGCTGGCACAGCTGCGCGCCTTCGCGAAAGCGGAATACGGTGTCGACGAGCTGCAGCCGTGGGATATCGCCTGGTACAGTGAAAAACAGAAACAGCACCTTTACAGCATCAGCGATGAGCAGCTGCGTCCTTACTTCCCGGAAAACAAAGCCGTTAACGGTCTGTTTGAAGTGGTTAAACGCATTTACGGGATCACCGCCAAAGAACGTACCGACATCGACGTCTGGCATCCGGACGTGCGCTTCTTCGAACTGTATGACGAGAAGAACGAGCTGCGCGGGAGCTTCTACCTGGATCTGTACGCTCGCGAGAACAAACGCGGCGGAGCATGGATGGATGATTGCGTCGGGCAGATGCGTAAAGCGGACGGCTCCCTGCAGAAGCCGGTGGCGTACCTGACCTGTAACTTCAACCGTCCGGTGAATGGCAAACCTGCGCTGTTTACCCATGACGAAGTGATTACCCTGTTCCACGAGTTCGGCCACGGCCTGCACCATATGCTGACCCGTATCGAAACCGCAGGCGTTGCCGGTATCAGCGGTGTGCCATGGGATGCGGTCGAACTGCCAAGCCAGTTTATGGAAAACTGGTGCTGGGAGCCGGACGCGCTGGCGTTCATCTCCGGCCATTACGAAACCGGCGAACCGCTGCCGAAAGAACTGCTGGATAAAATGCTGGCGGCGAAAAACTACCAGGCGGCGATGTTTATCCTGCGCCAGCTGGAGTTCGGCCTGTTCGACTTCCGTCTGCACGCCGAGTTTAGTCCGGAGCAGGGGGCGAAAATCCTCGAGACGCTGGCCGAGATCAAAAAGCAGGTCGCCGTTATTCCTGGCCCAACCTGGGGCCGCTTCCCGCACGCGTTCAGCCATATCTTCGCGGGCGGCTATGCGGCAGGCTATTACAGCTACCTGTGGGCCGACGTGCTGGCGGCGGATGCGTTCTCTCGCTTTGAAGAAGAGGGCATTTTCAACCGTGAAACCGGCCAGTCGTTCCTTGATAACATCCTGACGCGCGGCGGTTCTGAAGAGCCAATGGTGCTGTTCAAACGCTTCCGTGGCCGTGAGCCGCAGCTGGATGCGATGCTTGAGCACTACGGAATTAAAGGCTAA
- a CDS encoding 23S rRNA (adenine(2030)-N(6))-methyltransferase RlmJ: MLSYRHSFHAGNHADVLKHTVQSLIIESLKEKDKPFLYLDTHAGAGRYQLSGEHAERTGEYLEGIARIWQQDDLPAELEPYIGVVNHFNRNGQLRYYPGSPLIARQLLREQDSLQLTELHPSDFPLLRSEFQKDSRARVEKADGYQQLKAKLPPVSRRGLVLIDPPYEIKTDYQAVVSGINDGYKRFATGTYALWYPVVLRAQIKRMIKDLEATGIRKILQIELAVRPDSDQRGMTASGMIVINPPWKLEAQMNNVLPWLHKTLVPAGTGHATVSWIVPE; the protein is encoded by the coding sequence ATGCTCAGTTATCGCCACAGCTTTCACGCAGGCAACCACGCCGACGTCCTTAAACACACCGTTCAGAGCCTGATCATTGAATCACTCAAAGAGAAAGATAAACCGTTTCTCTATCTGGACACCCACGCGGGCGCGGGACGTTATCAGCTGAGCGGCGAACATGCCGAACGCACCGGGGAATACCTGGAAGGGATCGCCCGCATCTGGCAGCAGGACGACCTGCCGGCAGAGCTGGAGCCCTACATTGGTGTGGTGAATCATTTTAACCGCAACGGCCAGCTGCGCTACTACCCTGGCTCGCCGTTGATTGCCCGCCAGCTGCTGCGCGAGCAGGACAGCCTTCAGCTGACCGAGCTGCACCCAAGCGACTTCCCGCTGCTGCGTTCTGAATTCCAGAAAGACAGCCGCGCCCGTGTGGAAAAGGCGGATGGCTACCAGCAGCTGAAGGCCAAACTGCCGCCGGTATCCCGTCGCGGTCTGGTGCTGATCGACCCACCTTATGAGATCAAAACCGACTATCAGGCGGTAGTGAGCGGTATTAACGACGGCTACAAACGCTTTGCGACGGGCACCTATGCCCTGTGGTATCCGGTGGTGCTGCGTGCGCAAATTAAACGTATGATCAAAGACCTGGAAGCGACCGGTATCCGCAAAATTCTGCAAATTGAACTGGCCGTGCGCCCGGACAGCGACCAGCGCGGCATGACCGCTTCCGGCATGATTGTGATCAACCCGCCATGGAAGCTCGAAGCGCAGATGAACAACGTGCTGCCGTGGCTGCACAAGACGCTGGTGCCGGCCGGAACGGGCCATGCCACCGTCAGTTGGATCGTGCCGGAGTAA
- the gorA gene encoding glutathione-disulfide reductase has product MTKHYDYIAIGGGSGGIASINRAAMYGQKCALIEAKALGGTCVNVGCVPKKVMWHAAQIREAIHMYGPDYGFDTTINNFDWNKLIASRTAYIDRIHTSYDNVLGKNNVDVIHGFARFVDAKTIEVNGETITADHILIATGGRPSHPDIPGVEYGIDSDGFFELPALPERVAVVGAGYIAVELAGVINGLGAETHLFVRKHAPLRNFDPLIVDTLVEVMNTEGPTLHTHAVPKAVVKNADGSLTLELEDGRSQTVDCLIWAIGREPANDNFNLAATGVKTDEKGYIVVDKFQNTSVPGIYAVGDNTGAVELTPVAVAAGRRLSERLFNNKPEEHLDYSNIPTVVFSHPPIGTVGLTEPQAREQYGDDQVKVYKSAFTAMYTAVTSHRQPCRMKLVCVGPEEKIVGIHGIGFGMDEILQGFAVALKMGATKKDFDNTVAIHPTAAEEFVTMR; this is encoded by the coding sequence ATGACTAAGCATTATGACTACATCGCAATCGGCGGCGGCAGCGGCGGCATCGCCTCCATCAACCGCGCGGCCATGTATGGCCAGAAATGTGCGCTGATCGAAGCCAAAGCGCTGGGCGGCACCTGCGTCAACGTGGGTTGTGTACCGAAGAAAGTGATGTGGCATGCGGCCCAAATCCGTGAAGCAATCCATATGTATGGCCCGGATTACGGCTTTGACACCACCATCAATAACTTTGACTGGAACAAGCTGATCGCCAGCCGTACTGCCTATATCGACCGTATTCATACCTCGTACGACAATGTGCTGGGCAAGAACAACGTCGATGTTATTCATGGTTTTGCGCGCTTTGTTGATGCGAAGACGATCGAAGTTAACGGTGAGACGATCACTGCCGATCACATCCTGATCGCGACCGGCGGGCGTCCGAGCCACCCGGATATTCCCGGTGTGGAATACGGTATCGACTCCGACGGTTTCTTCGAGCTGCCTGCTCTGCCAGAACGTGTTGCCGTGGTGGGCGCGGGATACATCGCCGTAGAACTGGCCGGTGTGATTAATGGCCTGGGCGCAGAAACGCACCTGTTCGTGCGTAAACACGCGCCGCTGCGCAACTTTGACCCGCTGATCGTCGATACGCTGGTCGAAGTGATGAATACCGAAGGCCCAACGCTGCACACCCACGCCGTGCCAAAAGCGGTCGTGAAAAATGCAGACGGTAGCCTGACGCTTGAGCTGGAAGATGGCCGTAGCCAGACCGTGGATTGCCTGATCTGGGCGATTGGTCGTGAACCGGCTAACGACAACTTCAACCTGGCGGCGACGGGCGTTAAAACCGATGAGAAAGGGTATATCGTTGTCGATAAATTCCAGAACACCAGCGTTCCGGGCATTTACGCGGTGGGCGATAACACCGGTGCGGTCGAACTGACGCCGGTTGCGGTTGCCGCGGGCCGTCGCCTCTCTGAGCGTCTGTTTAACAACAAACCGGAAGAGCATCTGGACTACAGTAACATTCCGACCGTGGTCTTCAGCCACCCGCCAATCGGCACAGTGGGCTTAACAGAACCTCAGGCGCGCGAGCAGTATGGCGACGACCAGGTAAAAGTGTATAAATCCGCGTTCACCGCGATGTATACCGCCGTCACCTCTCACCGTCAGCCATGCCGCATGAAGCTGGTCTGCGTGGGTCCGGAAGAGAAGATTGTCGGTATCCACGGCATTGGCTTTGGCATGGACGAGATCCTGCAGGGCTTCGCCGTGGCACTGAAAATGGGTGCCACCAAGAAAGACTTCGATAACACCGTTGCGATCCACCCGACAGCGGCCGAAGAATTTGTCACCATGCGTTAA
- a CDS encoding alpha,alpha-trehalase → MFNQKLQAAENIEFEIAEELRYETDPCELKLDEMIEAEPEPEMIEGLPASDALTPADRYLELFEHVQSTRLFADSKTFPDCAPKMDPLDILIRYRKVRRHRDFDLRRFVENHFWLPETYTTEYVSDPGLSLKEHIDSLWPVLTREPQDHIPWSSLLALPQAYIVPGGRFSETYYWDSYFSMLGLAESGRNDLLKCMADNFAWLIERYGHIPNGNRTYYLSRSQPPVFALMVELFEEDGVRGAKRYLEHLKMEHAFWMDGAESLLLNQAYRSAVRMPDGSLLNRYWDDRDTPRDESWIEDVETARHSGRPPNEVYRDLRAGAASGWDYSSRWLREPGRLASIRTTQFIPIDLNAFLFKLESAIANISASKGDKETAELFRQKASDRRAAVNRYLWDDENGCYRDYDWRREVMALFSAASIVPLYVGMATHEQAERLSDAVKARLLTPGGILATEYETGEQWDKPNGWAPLQWMAIQGFKQYGNDSLGDEIAWSWLQTVNHFYKAHHKLIEKYHIASSTPREGGGGEYPLQDGFGWTNGVVRRLIGLYGEP, encoded by the coding sequence ATGTTCAACCAGAAACTACAGGCTGCCGAGAACATCGAGTTCGAGATTGCAGAAGAGCTGCGCTACGAGACCGATCCCTGCGAGTTAAAACTGGATGAAATGATTGAGGCGGAGCCGGAACCCGAAATGATTGAGGGGCTACCCGCCTCTGATGCTCTGACGCCCGCCGATCGCTATCTGGAACTGTTCGAGCACGTGCAGTCGACACGGCTGTTTGCGGACAGCAAAACCTTCCCCGACTGTGCCCCGAAGATGGATCCTCTGGATATTCTGATCCGCTATCGCAAGGTCAGGCGCCACCGGGATTTCGACCTGCGCCGGTTCGTGGAGAACCACTTCTGGCTGCCAGAGACCTATACCACGGAATATGTCTCCGACCCCGGCCTGTCGCTAAAAGAGCACATTGACAGCCTGTGGCCCGTGCTGACGCGCGAGCCGCAGGACCACATCCCCTGGTCTTCTCTGCTGGCGCTGCCGCAGGCCTATATCGTGCCCGGCGGGCGTTTTAGCGAGACCTATTACTGGGATTCCTACTTCTCCATGCTGGGTCTGGCAGAGAGCGGACGTAACGATCTGCTGAAATGTATGGCGGATAACTTCGCGTGGTTGATTGAACGCTACGGCCATATCCCGAACGGTAACCGTACCTATTATCTCAGCCGCTCCCAGCCGCCGGTATTTGCCCTGATGGTGGAGCTGTTTGAAGAGGATGGTGTGCGCGGTGCAAAGCGCTACCTTGAACACCTCAAAATGGAGCATGCATTCTGGATGGACGGGGCGGAATCGCTGCTGCTTAATCAGGCCTATCGCAGCGCGGTGCGTATGCCGGATGGCTCGCTGTTAAACCGCTACTGGGACGACCGTGACACGCCGCGTGATGAATCATGGATTGAGGATGTGGAAACCGCCCGTCACTCTGGCCGTCCGCCGAATGAGGTTTATCGCGATTTGCGCGCAGGCGCGGCCTCCGGCTGGGATTACTCCTCGCGCTGGCTGCGGGAGCCTGGCCGACTTGCCAGCATCCGCACCACGCAATTTATCCCTATCGATTTGAACGCGTTCCTGTTCAAGCTGGAAAGCGCGATCGCCAATATTTCGGCATCGAAAGGGGATAAAGAGACCGCGGAACTGTTCCGCCAGAAAGCCAGCGATCGCCGCGCCGCGGTGAACCGGTATCTGTGGGATGACGAGAATGGCTGTTACCGTGACTACGACTGGCGCCGCGAGGTCATGGCGCTGTTCTCAGCGGCGAGCATTGTGCCGCTGTACGTTGGCATGGCGACCCACGAGCAGGCTGAACGCTTGTCTGATGCGGTAAAAGCACGTCTGCTGACGCCGGGCGGGATTCTGGCCACCGAGTACGAGACCGGCGAGCAGTGGGATAAACCCAACGGCTGGGCGCCGCTGCAGTGGATGGCGATTCAGGGCTTCAAACAGTACGGCAATGACTCGCTGGGTGATGAGATTGCCTGGAGCTGGCTGCAGACGGTGAATCATTTCTATAAAGCCCACCATAAGCTGATTGAGAAATATCACATCGCCAGCAGTACGCCGCGCGAAGGGGGCGGGGGTGAGTACCCGCTGCAGGATGGCTTCGGCTGGACTAACGGCGTGGTACGGCGGTTGATAGGGTTGTATGGGGAGCCGTGA
- a CDS encoding STY4199 family HEPN domain-containing protein, whose protein sequence is MTLSTAHPIREQFEHCLAVIRQASVEILLLLNVHVSEGKDPRWFLEQLDSARLGLGGWNAVAKTLNLNDAEMSEFTLQLRLLQQRVPQYESGQDVSENQLIAAMRFVTTLEHLRLQQPLLTYSTEVAPGSELQQQQAHKQVRTIELMIKGLIQQAWPDQVRLNNHLKTLFNADRVRRWLKLGDINDVLSGMMFSELAQMLVDKKEFSRYYASLFNDPSMLTLMVEPRKTLQTFLDDIRQIRNNITVQKALSSAQIQLLDNYYTQITRPVQRAFEEGRTRVNPAGLMAVDASELHAFWEKAQKMDRVTGGDLFEVRDTIEKPTQRAPRTPEQREQLISGALWGAVGVMVIAIVAGGFWLVTSSKPQPAAGNVAETAQPQEMRETPSSRETLSRMGVTWDENNFRSAINRNDTRVALLFLQGGMDWKLSWTEEAMSADYDDVLELMLRYRQNMVEQKPCRRFINTLSHAMSNGESLTSMRKQYLKAFCTVPAVVKRQQHDLDLATRRAQSQPDATTKKWQSIQTAIYEVIR, encoded by the coding sequence ATGACTCTCAGCACAGCACACCCTATCCGCGAACAGTTCGAACACTGTCTGGCGGTTATTCGCCAGGCCTCGGTTGAAATTTTACTTCTCCTGAATGTACATGTTTCTGAGGGAAAAGATCCACGCTGGTTTCTGGAACAACTGGACAGCGCGCGTTTAGGCCTGGGGGGCTGGAATGCGGTTGCGAAGACGCTCAATTTGAATGACGCGGAGATGTCCGAATTCACGCTGCAATTGCGTCTGCTTCAGCAGCGTGTTCCTCAGTACGAAAGTGGTCAGGATGTCAGTGAAAACCAGCTGATTGCCGCGATGCGGTTTGTGACCACGCTGGAGCACCTTCGTTTGCAACAGCCTCTTCTGACCTACAGCACCGAAGTGGCGCCTGGCAGTGAACTCCAGCAGCAACAGGCGCACAAGCAGGTGCGTACAATTGAGTTGATGATAAAAGGGCTGATCCAGCAGGCCTGGCCCGATCAGGTGCGGCTGAATAACCATCTTAAAACCCTGTTTAACGCGGACCGCGTGCGGCGCTGGCTGAAGCTTGGTGACATCAATGATGTGCTGAGCGGCATGATGTTCAGTGAGCTAGCACAGATGCTGGTGGATAAAAAAGAGTTCAGCCGCTACTACGCCTCGCTGTTTAACGATCCGTCAATGCTCACGCTGATGGTGGAACCGCGGAAAACCCTGCAAACCTTCCTCGATGATATTCGGCAAATCCGCAACAATATTACCGTGCAGAAGGCGTTAAGTTCGGCGCAAATCCAGCTGCTGGATAACTACTACACGCAGATCACCCGACCGGTTCAACGTGCTTTTGAAGAGGGGAGAACCCGCGTCAACCCGGCCGGACTGATGGCTGTGGATGCCAGCGAGCTGCATGCTTTCTGGGAAAAGGCGCAGAAAATGGATCGTGTGACCGGCGGGGATCTCTTTGAGGTTCGTGACACGATTGAAAAACCGACCCAGCGCGCACCGCGCACGCCAGAACAGCGTGAGCAGCTTATTTCCGGCGCGTTATGGGGGGCGGTTGGCGTGATGGTGATTGCCATTGTGGCGGGCGGCTTCTGGCTGGTAACCAGCAGTAAACCCCAGCCTGCAGCCGGGAACGTTGCAGAAACGGCCCAGCCTCAGGAGATGCGCGAAACCCCGTCCTCGCGCGAGACGCTGTCGCGCATGGGCGTGACCTGGGACGAGAATAATTTCCGCTCGGCGATTAACCGCAATGATACCCGGGTGGCACTGCTGTTTTTGCAGGGAGGGATGGACTGGAAGCTCTCCTGGACGGAAGAGGCGATGTCGGCTGACTATGACGACGTTCTGGAGCTGATGTTGCGCTACCGACAGAACATGGTGGAACAGAAGCCGTGCCGGCGCTTTATCAACACGCTCAGCCATGCCATGTCGAATGGCGAGTCCCTGACGTCAATGCGTAAACAGTATCTGAAGGCGTTTTGCACCGTGCCTGCCGTGGTGAAGCGCCAGCAGCATGATCTGGATTTGGCGACGCGTCGGGCACAATCACAGCCGGATGCCACCACAAAAAAATGGCAGTCCATCCAGACCGCCATTTATGAAGTGATTCGTTAA
- a CDS encoding GNAT family N-acetyltransferase, protein MPVLTTSRLICSPLQDHDWPFFLALQHDPEVMRFVAEDRPVEAIREAFESRLTPWTPGSAHWLCLVVRDATSGVPLGVTGYIHRDDDCAEVGFLFAPAAQGKGYGFESLQALCGYAFHQGGIRRLTATVTAGNIASRRLLEKTGFRLEGELRESYYLGGQWHNDWLFGLLKQEYLSNHS, encoded by the coding sequence ATGCCTGTCTTAACGACATCGCGTCTTATCTGTTCACCGCTGCAAGACCATGACTGGCCCTTTTTCCTGGCGTTGCAGCACGACCCCGAGGTGATGCGTTTTGTCGCGGAAGATCGCCCCGTGGAGGCGATCCGCGAGGCGTTCGAATCTCGTCTGACGCCCTGGACGCCGGGCAGCGCGCACTGGCTTTGCCTCGTTGTGCGTGACGCCACCTCCGGCGTACCGCTCGGCGTCACCGGTTATATTCATCGCGATGACGATTGCGCGGAAGTGGGTTTTCTTTTTGCACCTGCGGCCCAGGGGAAAGGCTACGGCTTCGAATCGCTGCAGGCGCTGTGCGGTTACGCCTTTCATCAGGGCGGCATACGCCGCCTCACCGCCACCGTCACGGCGGGGAATATCGCCTCCAGACGCCTGCTGGAAAAAACGGGCTTTCGTCTGGAGGGCGAGTTACGCGAGAGTTATTACCTTGGCGGACAATGGCATAATGACTGGCTGTTCGGTTTATTGAAGCAGGAATATCTCAGCAATCATTCCTGA
- a CDS encoding lysozyme — protein MKGHALKISSAAIALIKKHQGLSLEKYRDENGLWVIGYGHVIRQGECFQRLITPLQAEYLLHDDIQLCETLLREKFKRPLTQQQHDALVLMMLSFGETTSLPTAILQAVARV, from the coding sequence ATGAAAGGTCATGCGCTGAAGATATCTTCTGCCGCCATTGCGTTAATAAAAAAACACCAGGGGCTTTCTCTGGAGAAATATCGTGATGAAAACGGTTTATGGGTTATTGGCTATGGCCATGTTATTCGCCAGGGCGAATGTTTTCAGCGTCTTATCACGCCGCTACAGGCTGAATATTTACTTCACGATGATATTCAGCTGTGCGAAACGCTGTTGCGGGAAAAATTTAAACGCCCGTTAACCCAACAGCAGCACGACGCGCTGGTGTTGATGATGCTCAGTTTCGGTGAGACGACCTCACTCCCGACCGCAATTCTTCAGGCCGTCGCCCGGGTATAG
- a CDS encoding response regulator transcription factor — MRVIMFDRQSLFIHGAIHSLQKLIPEINITGSCQAEDLWAQISASPSAIVMIDGNLIEDEGIGWLEAIMQRFPTIRVVMVLAKKEARWVEQLLQRNVMAIVPRNAHPERFSAVLDSVSRGMVCFPGEWVRQPSAPQALLSLSERQREVLKLLAAGESNKEIGRNLNISAATVKAHLEALFRRLEVKNRTQAAMYYTRATA, encoded by the coding sequence ATGCGGGTAATTATGTTTGACAGGCAGTCCCTGTTTATTCACGGAGCGATACACAGTCTTCAGAAATTAATTCCGGAAATAAATATTACGGGAAGCTGTCAGGCAGAAGATTTATGGGCGCAAATTTCAGCGTCACCCTCGGCTATCGTCATGATTGACGGGAATTTAATTGAGGATGAGGGGATCGGCTGGCTGGAAGCGATCATGCAGCGTTTCCCGACGATACGCGTGGTAATGGTTCTGGCTAAAAAAGAGGCCCGATGGGTTGAGCAATTGCTGCAGCGAAACGTGATGGCCATTGTTCCCCGCAATGCGCACCCGGAGCGCTTTTCCGCAGTGCTGGATTCGGTCTCCCGAGGAATGGTGTGCTTCCCCGGTGAGTGGGTGAGGCAACCGTCGGCGCCGCAGGCGTTATTATCCTTAAGCGAACGCCAGCGCGAAGTCCTGAAATTACTGGCGGCGGGGGAGTCCAACAAAGAGATCGGGCGCAATCTCAACATCAGCGCCGCCACGGTGAAAGCGCACCTGGAAGCGCTTTTCCGCCGCCTGGAGGTGAAAAACAGAACCCAGGCCGCGATGTACTATACCCGGGCGACGGCCTGA